A window of the Butyricimonas faecalis genome harbors these coding sequences:
- a CDS encoding RagB/SusD family nutrient uptake outer membrane protein: MKKYLLYIVCFICLTSCGDFLDEYSQDLVVVKTVEDLDEVLLGDVYLPNKAPTAFLSSSFVSWLNFLDDDINTVIYRRGGDKWISTKWLYGYTNWLQEIGASVDGSVTIASDGSPWVETYYRINVINVILNELKNIDLDGEADELAALRIQGECHFQRGLFYFFLVNLYAKAYQPESADETLGIPLKLSSYVENEFHRNSLKEVYEQVVTDLTLAVDELTRSPQSNPSFRASRESALLLLSRVYLYMQDWENARKTANEFLQSKNTLVNIASLAADQCFMNKNNEEIIFSQSSQTLVNVLTAEGGDFCVSRNLYNLYDDKDYRKKLYFSENVSTDSIALNRKYSKKKGEVTPSDGFTMRVAEAYLNMAEACAMLNDAEACDWLNRLRRNRISEYVDMQYSGEELVDEIRNERRKELCLEGHRWFDLRRYAACVKYPFKKEIVRVFAEYSQDNNYKFNTAKLFRLEKDDPAYLFRIPASVREYHEDMPDNERRVRKAFASVDADGNLIENE, translated from the coding sequence ATGAAAAAATATTTGTTATATATTGTATGTTTTATCTGTCTCACAAGTTGTGGAGATTTTTTAGATGAGTATTCTCAGGATTTGGTCGTGGTGAAAACTGTTGAAGATTTGGATGAAGTATTGTTAGGGGATGTTTATCTACCGAATAAGGCTCCAACGGCTTTTCTGTCATCTTCTTTCGTTTCGTGGCTTAATTTTTTGGATGATGATATAAATACCGTTATTTATCGTCGGGGTGGAGATAAGTGGATATCCACCAAATGGTTGTACGGTTATACGAATTGGTTGCAAGAGATCGGTGCCTCTGTTGACGGAAGTGTTACGATCGCTAGTGATGGTAGTCCTTGGGTAGAGACTTATTATCGTATAAACGTTATTAACGTTATTTTGAACGAATTGAAAAACATTGATTTGGATGGTGAAGCAGATGAATTGGCAGCTCTTCGGATTCAAGGTGAATGTCATTTCCAGCGAGGACTTTTCTATTTCTTTTTGGTGAATTTGTACGCGAAAGCTTATCAACCGGAGAGTGCCGACGAGACGTTGGGGATTCCATTGAAATTGTCAAGTTATGTCGAAAATGAGTTTCATAGAAATTCGCTCAAGGAAGTTTATGAACAAGTCGTGACGGATTTGACGTTGGCGGTAGATGAATTGACCCGTAGTCCGCAATCGAATCCTTCATTCCGGGCTTCGCGGGAATCGGCTTTATTACTTTTATCGCGCGTGTATTTGTATATGCAGGATTGGGAAAATGCTCGAAAGACGGCCAATGAGTTTTTACAGAGTAAAAATACGTTGGTTAATATTGCAAGTTTGGCTGCTGACCAGTGTTTTATGAATAAAAATAATGAGGAAATTATTTTTTCTCAAAGTAGTCAGACTTTGGTGAATGTTTTGACAGCAGAAGGTGGGGATTTTTGCGTGTCAAGAAATCTTTATAATTTGTATGATGATAAAGATTATCGCAAGAAACTGTATTTTTCAGAAAACGTTTCGACGGATAGTATCGCGTTAAATCGTAAATATTCAAAGAAAAAAGGAGAGGTAACGCCTTCAGATGGCTTTACGATGCGTGTGGCCGAAGCTTATTTGAATATGGCCGAGGCTTGCGCGATGTTGAATGATGCGGAAGCATGTGATTGGTTAAATCGATTGCGTCGAAATCGGATAAGTGAGTACGTGGATATGCAATACAGCGGGGAAGAATTGGTGGATGAGATTCGGAATGAACGAAGAAAAGAGTTGTGTTTGGAGGGCCATCGTTGGTTTGACTTGCGCCGTTATGCGGCATGTGTAAAATATCCTTTTAAAAAGGAGATCGTTCGGGTGTTTGCCGAATATAGTCAGGATAATAATTACAAGTTCAATACGGCAAAATTGTTCCGATTGGAAAAAGATGATCCTGCTTATTTATTCCGGATTCCGGCAAGCGTTCGGGAATATCATGAAGATATGCCGGATAACGAGCGTAGAGTACGTAAGGCGTTTGCCTCCGTGGATGCTGATGGAAATTTGATTGAAAACGAGTAA
- a CDS encoding fibrobacter succinogenes major paralogous domain-containing protein yields MRKILLIISLFALWCCQNEDKVIRPDVQVGNFTDERDQITYRCVTIGNQVWMAENLRFRRDEGAFDGCWTWNEKLPKLTTKQFVKLVEDYWVKFLISDDLYLKIDKWNQEGYSYEEIIDKVRDQLPKELLDEFYQTNPNEEFLKEFGYLYSYEAAMAAVPKGWRLPTDEDWQELERTLGMSGKEISLMNQWRGNGQGDLLKSGESGIGFDALMCGGKLFGTGEKVNVYSRQGANAYFWSASAIAETDSTQIAVVRSVGMGEFGILRFYSRTDGTAYSVRCVKNKED; encoded by the coding sequence ATGAGAAAAATATTGTTGATAATATCTTTGTTTGCCTTGTGGTGTTGTCAAAACGAGGACAAAGTGATACGTCCGGATGTACAAGTTGGTAATTTTACGGATGAGAGAGATCAAATAACTTATCGTTGTGTTACGATAGGCAATCAGGTATGGATGGCAGAAAATTTGCGTTTCCGTCGTGATGAAGGTGCTTTTGATGGGTGTTGGACGTGGAATGAGAAGCTTCCGAAATTGACCACGAAACAATTTGTAAAGTTGGTAGAAGACTATTGGGTGAAGTTTTTGATTTCCGATGATCTTTATTTAAAAATTGATAAATGGAATCAAGAGGGATACTCCTACGAGGAAATCATTGATAAAGTCAGAGATCAATTGCCGAAAGAATTGTTGGATGAATTTTATCAAACGAATCCCAACGAGGAATTTTTAAAGGAGTTTGGTTATCTGTATTCATACGAAGCGGCCATGGCTGCCGTCCCGAAAGGATGGCGTTTGCCGACAGACGAGGATTGGCAAGAGTTGGAGAGAACGTTAGGCATGTCTGGAAAGGAGATTTCTTTGATGAATCAGTGGCGAGGAAATGGGCAGGGGGACTTGTTGAAAAGTGGGGAGAGTGGAATCGGTTTTGATGCCTTGATGTGTGGAGGAAAGCTATTCGGAACAGGAGAGAAAGTGAATGTATATTCCCGTCAGGGGGCGAATGCTTATTTCTGGTCTGCTTCGGCTATTGCAGAGACGGATAGTACTCAAATAGCGGTGGTTAGAAGCGTGGGAATGGGAGAATTTGGAATATTGAGATTCTATTCCAGAACAGATGGTACGGCTTATAGTGTGCGTTGTGTGAAAAATAAAGAAGATTAA
- a CDS encoding DUF255 domain-containing protein produces the protein MKGFVLILLMIYPWLVNAQSLHYATSYDSAFIQAKEEGKMVLVYAYSPCRLCDDMTEKVLSLPDMADFLNNHFILVDMDMDERAGVLFKREHRLKQCPSFLLFNNQGKLLHKIAGICPGEELLAKISRGLDERANYAMVKQRYEAGERSIDLLPDYLFALDDAGEIVSLSDIARDFFPSFSSEDLVSKKGWIMFQMCVNDYRDAVFQAFLQNKAYFVDHVGEKQVNAKIRQVLMTAFQACLQDTSGMENPALLMVTIDSAGMPEREILRQLWTLHEKKDYAAIMDFYDQKIFMVEPIFRSELGDFLSTLMKGADRAQRERISAYTIKCLKDLRARRSHIK, from the coding sequence ATGAAGGGATTTGTACTTATTCTATTGATGATATATCCATGGTTGGTAAATGCCCAGTCGTTACATTACGCGACGTCCTATGACAGTGCTTTCATACAGGCAAAAGAAGAGGGGAAAATGGTACTGGTTTATGCCTATTCTCCCTGTCGTTTATGTGACGATATGACGGAGAAAGTATTGTCTTTACCCGATATGGCAGATTTTTTGAACAACCATTTCATTTTGGTTGATATGGATATGGATGAACGGGCGGGTGTTCTCTTTAAAAGAGAGCACCGGTTGAAACAGTGTCCTTCCTTTTTGTTGTTTAACAATCAAGGGAAATTATTACACAAGATCGCGGGTATTTGTCCCGGAGAGGAACTGTTGGCTAAAATCTCCCGGGGATTGGATGAGCGGGCTAATTATGCCATGGTGAAACAACGTTACGAAGCCGGGGAACGTTCTATTGATTTGCTACCTGATTATCTTTTCGCTTTAGATGATGCGGGTGAAATAGTTAGTTTGTCCGATATCGCCCGGGATTTCTTCCCATCTTTTTCTTCTGAGGATTTGGTGAGCAAGAAAGGGTGGATTATGTTTCAGATGTGCGTGAATGATTATCGAGATGCTGTATTTCAGGCTTTTCTACAAAACAAAGCATATTTTGTGGACCACGTGGGAGAAAAGCAGGTCAATGCCAAAATCCGTCAAGTACTGATGACTGCATTCCAAGCGTGCTTACAGGATACTTCCGGCATGGAGAATCCAGCTCTGTTAATGGTTACAATAGATAGTGCGGGAATGCCGGAAAGGGAAATTCTCAGACAACTTTGGACGTTGCATGAAAAGAAAGATTATGCAGCTATAATGGATTTCTACGATCAGAAAATTTTTATGGTAGAACCTATATTTAGAAGTGAGTTGGGAGACTTTTTATCCACCTTGATGAAAGGGGCGGATCGTGCACAACGTGAACGAATTTCGGCTTATACAATAAAATGTTTGAAAGATTTAAGAGCAAGAAGGTCACATATAAAATAA
- a CDS encoding TlpA family protein disulfide reductase — MRTGLFILFVFVLSCAISVEAQARKKGKAIEKEERPLQAGDRCPNFSFEDIHGKKVSLKALKGKYIFIDIWATWCPPCRDELPFLKVLEEKFKDKNIWFVSISCDNDKKKWIEMVKGDKLGGIQLHMGDDWSFMEAFGNRKIPRFILVDRKGKIISPKTTRPSEPETETMLKALKGL, encoded by the coding sequence ATGAGAACAGGTTTATTTATTTTATTCGTGTTTGTTTTAAGTTGTGCTATCTCGGTGGAAGCACAAGCAAGAAAAAAGGGAAAAGCGATTGAAAAAGAAGAGCGTCCTTTGCAAGCGGGCGATCGTTGTCCTAATTTCTCTTTTGAGGATATTCATGGTAAAAAAGTCTCTTTAAAAGCTTTGAAAGGGAAATATATTTTTATAGATATCTGGGCAACATGGTGTCCTCCGTGTCGTGATGAATTACCTTTCTTGAAAGTTTTGGAAGAGAAATTTAAAGATAAGAATATTTGGTTCGTGAGCATTTCTTGTGACAACGATAAGAAAAAATGGATAGAAATGGTGAAAGGAGATAAATTGGGTGGAATCCAGTTGCACATGGGGGATGATTGGTCTTTTATGGAGGCGTTCGGTAATCGAAAAATTCCTCGTTTTATATTGGTTGATCGGAAGGGAAAAATCATTTCTCCTAAAACGACCCGTCCTTCAGAACCTGAAACAGAAACAATGTTGAAAGCCTTAAAAGGATTATAA
- a CDS encoding RloB family protein, translating into MRLTDTKQARYSMLLICEGTHTEPNFLELMIEDFKEAGIIDFATTIKPKPTISPSDNTLDLNRGKEKRRKRLLKNTTQKQQEIENMDFFPGEQPLNWVKGGIDNLKVYDEVWVFFDKDGHPKAKEAFEMARITEIDGKKINIAFSSRCFEYYLLLHFELIYRAFEKSECNGKTYSQGGKKSKTISYYCMTDRAVEGKACNGDVCINGYARKNNYWKNSKGDLSTYTFVKEKIWTGVYNAHLIRWKSNTLHQNEYYERNPYVDVDKFVCRLMGYSTINFEESYEVTDDKINYCITREYNTITLTLLNTKTLILSQGNITAHDYNTRDYRGINIHAILTEDNPIFSINLKEIITPNEFCVISILSKKYYCPLFPLQTIIWH; encoded by the coding sequence ATGCGATTGACTGATACAAAACAAGCACGTTACTCAATGCTTCTTATTTGCGAGGGGACTCACACTGAGCCAAATTTCCTAGAACTTATGATTGAAGATTTTAAAGAAGCCGGAATAATTGATTTTGCCACCACGATTAAGCCTAAACCGACCATATCCCCAAGCGATAATACTTTAGATTTAAATCGAGGAAAAGAAAAGAGAAGAAAACGCTTACTTAAAAATACTACACAAAAACAACAAGAAATAGAGAATATGGATTTTTTCCCCGGAGAACAACCTTTAAACTGGGTAAAAGGAGGCATCGACAATTTAAAGGTGTACGACGAAGTTTGGGTATTCTTTGACAAAGATGGTCACCCGAAGGCAAAAGAAGCTTTCGAAATGGCTAGAATTACCGAGATAGATGGGAAAAAAATCAATATAGCCTTTTCGAGTCGCTGTTTCGAGTATTATTTACTTTTACATTTTGAACTTATATATAGAGCTTTCGAAAAATCCGAGTGTAACGGGAAAACTTACTCCCAAGGGGGGAAAAAATCTAAAACAATAAGCTACTATTGCATGACAGATCGGGCCGTAGAAGGCAAAGCGTGCAACGGTGATGTATGTATTAACGGTTACGCAAGAAAGAATAATTACTGGAAAAACAGTAAAGGAGACCTTTCTACTTATACATTCGTAAAAGAAAAAATATGGACCGGTGTATATAACGCACATCTTATTCGCTGGAAAAGCAACACATTGCATCAAAATGAATATTATGAAAGGAACCCGTATGTTGATGTTGACAAATTTGTCTGTCGTTTGATGGGATATTCAACAATCAATTTTGAGGAATCTTATGAGGTAACTGACGACAAAATAAATTATTGCATAACAAGGGAATACAATACGATTACTCTAACTCTACTCAATACTAAAACTTTGATTCTTTCCCAAGGTAATATTACCGCACATGATTACAACACAAGAGATTATAGAGGAATAAATATACACGCCATTCTAACAGAAGATAATCCTATTTTCTCAATTAATTTAAAGGAAATCATCACTCCAAACGAATTTTGTGTGATCTCGATTCTTTCAAAAAAATATTATTGTCCCCTATTTCCTCTGCAAACGATAATATGGCATTGA
- a CDS encoding AAA family ATPase, with translation MILDIQIKNYRSFKDRCNFTMVATSTETKSNNVFVAPVSENDKERLLKIAIIYGANASGKTNIIRLLYALRSMISNMTADQGGEGIYLYEPFALDENSKNEPTEISISFIVNDIKHLYELTYNGEEFLSEKLTYFPKGVSAILFERVPVENNSKFKVYEPKYFTSIPKSKVQKFAVFSNKLILSKFLYDIPLDLITPAAKYLANIHIANGYHSRMINQLWDEFRDWLAEDEKRRNKLMELLAFADLGIKAFKIDVKETSLQKVLLTHERYHGDQRIEDIDFSFDNESYGTRQLFILGGKILQSLESGNPLFVDEMDTGFHTYISSFILDIFRDKEINKKNAQLILTTHDINLLDEDKLRRDQIWFTEKSEKGTSDLFSLSDFSGVREDTPFAKWYVANKFGAVPSIKPLQKLFTNAID, from the coding sequence ATGATTTTAGATATTCAAATTAAAAACTATCGATCATTTAAAGATAGATGCAATTTTACAATGGTAGCCACTTCAACAGAAACAAAATCAAACAATGTTTTTGTTGCACCAGTATCAGAAAATGATAAAGAAAGGCTATTGAAAATTGCTATCATTTACGGAGCAAATGCTTCTGGGAAAACTAATATAATCCGATTACTTTATGCCTTAAGGTCTATGATCTCAAACATGACAGCAGATCAAGGAGGTGAAGGGATATATCTATATGAACCATTTGCTTTAGATGAAAATTCCAAAAATGAACCGACAGAAATATCTATCAGTTTTATTGTAAATGACATCAAACATTTGTATGAACTCACATATAATGGAGAAGAATTTTTATCGGAAAAATTAACTTATTTTCCCAAGGGGGTTAGCGCAATATTATTTGAAAGAGTACCAGTAGAAAATAATTCCAAATTCAAAGTTTATGAACCTAAATACTTCACTTCAATACCTAAAAGTAAAGTACAAAAATTTGCAGTATTTAGCAATAAATTGATCCTTTCCAAATTTCTGTATGATATACCTCTCGATTTAATCACACCCGCTGCAAAATATCTTGCTAATATTCATATCGCTAATGGTTACCATAGCCGAATGATTAATCAACTATGGGACGAATTTAGAGACTGGTTAGCAGAAGATGAAAAGAGACGGAATAAATTAATGGAATTATTAGCATTTGCCGATCTCGGAATAAAAGCATTTAAGATTGATGTAAAGGAAACAAGCCTTCAAAAGGTTTTACTTACACACGAACGTTATCATGGTGATCAAAGAATTGAAGATATCGATTTTTCTTTCGATAATGAATCTTATGGAACCCGTCAATTATTCATTCTTGGTGGTAAAATCTTGCAATCACTTGAAAGTGGAAACCCGTTATTTGTGGATGAAATGGATACAGGTTTTCATACCTATATTTCTTCTTTTATCCTAGACATTTTTAGAGATAAGGAAATAAATAAAAAGAATGCTCAATTAATCCTCACAACACACGATATAAATCTACTTGACGAAGATAAATTACGAAGAGACCAAATTTGGTTTACAGAGAAATCAGAAAAGGGCACATCTGATTTATTTTCTCTTTCGGATTTTTCAGGAGTTCGAGAGGATACTCCTTTTGCAAAATGGTATGTGGCAAATAAATTTGGAGCAGTACCTTCCATTAAACCCCTACAAAAACTATTTACAAATGCGATTGACTGA
- a CDS encoding HepT-like ribonuclease domain-containing protein, with protein MFEFTQSINFEEYKGNKILRFDIIKNLEIIGEAAYLLTNEF; from the coding sequence TTGTTTGAATTTACCCAAAGTATCAATTTTGAAGAGTACAAGGGTAACAAAATATTACGCTTTGACATTATCAAGAATTTAGAGATAATTGGAGAGGCTGCATATTTGCTAACGAATGAATTTTAA
- a CDS encoding nucleotidyltransferase family protein, with product MKQAIINKLREFFTLQPVEKAWVFGSYSRGEESRESDIDILVRFDKNANVTLFKYIGIVNALQSLLHKKIDLVEEGQLKDFAKESAEQDKILIYEREA from the coding sequence ATGAAACAAGCTATTATCAATAAACTAAGAGAGTTCTTTACGCTACAACCAGTTGAGAAAGCATGGGTGTTTGGTTCTTATTCTCGTGGAGAAGAATCAAGGGAGAGTGATATTGATATACTTGTACGCTTTGACAAAAATGCTAATGTTACTCTTTTCAAGTATATCGGTATCGTGAATGCTTTACAATCTCTTCTGCACAAGAAAATTGATTTGGTGGAAGAAGGGCAGTTGAAAGATTTCGCCAAAGAATCAGCAGAACAAGATAAAATATTGATTTATGAGAGAGAAGCCTAA
- a CDS encoding DNA-3-methyladenine glycosylase I, translated as MQDLINGRCGWCGTDELYVKYHDQEWGKLMTDDKKLFEFLVLESAQAGLSWITILRKREGYRKAFCDFDVEQVARMTDEDVERLMQFDGIVRNRLKIKSTITNARLFLDIQREFGSFYDYTLSFFPNREPLVNTVRTLNEVPAFSPESDAMSKDMKKRGFKFFGTTICYAHLQATGFINDHLVDCVCRKGV; from the coding sequence ATGCAAGATTTAATAAACGGACGTTGCGGTTGGTGTGGAACAGACGAATTGTATGTGAAATATCATGATCAAGAGTGGGGAAAATTGATGACCGATGATAAGAAATTATTTGAATTTCTAGTGTTGGAGAGTGCTCAAGCCGGATTAAGTTGGATAACAATTCTTCGGAAACGGGAGGGATATCGCAAAGCCTTTTGTGATTTTGATGTCGAGCAGGTGGCGCGGATGACGGATGAAGATGTTGAACGGTTGATGCAGTTTGATGGTATCGTGAGAAATCGTCTGAAAATTAAATCGACAATCACGAATGCAAGGCTATTTCTTGATATACAAAGGGAATTCGGTAGTTTTTATGACTACACGCTGTCGTTTTTCCCCAACAGGGAGCCGCTTGTCAATACCGTTCGAACTTTAAACGAGGTGCCTGCATTTTCTCCCGAATCTGATGCCATGAGTAAGGATATGAAAAAAAGGGGATTTAAATTCTTTGGAACTACGATTTGTTATGCTCACTTGCAGGCCACGGGGTTTATTAACGATCATTTGGTGGATTGCGTTTGTCGAAAAGGGGTATGA